From the Pseudomonas putida genome, one window contains:
- a CDS encoding histone-like nucleoid-structuring protein, MvaT/MvaU family: MSRLAEFRALEQQLAAQLAELETLKNDDGLKREIEFEKKLRSLLSEYGYSLRNIIAILDPESASRRAPAAVAEKSSRKPRQLKVYKNPHTGERVETKGGNHKTLKEWKSQHGADEVESWLAK; this comes from the coding sequence ATGTCCAGACTCGCCGAATTCCGTGCGTTGGAGCAACAACTGGCTGCTCAGCTGGCCGAGCTTGAGACTCTCAAAAACGATGATGGCCTTAAGCGCGAAATCGAATTTGAAAAAAAGCTCCGTAGCTTGCTCTCGGAGTACGGCTACAGCCTGCGCAATATCATAGCCATTCTTGACCCTGAATCTGCCAGTCGACGTGCACCAGCTGCTGTGGCTGAAAAGTCCAGCCGCAAGCCTCGTCAGCTCAAGGTCTACAAGAACCCTCACACAGGCGAGCGCGTCGAGACCAAGGGTGGTAACCACAAGACCTTGAAAGAGTGGAAAAGCCAGCATGGTGCCGACGAAGTCGAGAGCTGGTTAGCTAAGTAA